CCGGCTACGATTTATTTTACTTCATGCGAAGGCGTGCGCTGCCACCGGATCTGCCGGCCCGGCGATCTGCTTTCACTCTCCGTGAAACCGAAGCGCGCAAAAATGCCGCTGGCGACGTTCGAGGGCCAGATCCGCGTCGGCCAGGAAAAAGCCGTCGTGGTCGAGGAAATCACGCTGACGTTTGGATACGCCGGCGCACCCGCCGCCGGCACGGCGCCCGTCGAAAACACCACTGCGACCGCGCTCGAAACCACGGATTCCGCGGCCACGGCCCCCGCGAACAGCTGAAAAATTATTTTTCGGGATTTTCGATTCTCGATTTTCAAATGGGCGTCACCGCGCCGTTACGCATTTGAAACGGCAGCTCCATCAATCGAAAATCCAAATCTCCCTTCATGCCCAAAGTCTTCATCACCGGCCTCGGCTTTATCACCAGCATCGGCAACGATGCCGCCGCCGTCACCCAAAGCCTGCGCGAACTCCGCCACGGCATGGTCGTGTATCCGCCCTTCCAGAAAGCGGACTGCCCGGTGAAAATCGCCGCGCCCGTGAAGGACTTCGACACCGACTCGCCCGACCCCGAGGACTGGACCTATCCCGAGTGCTACCGCGTGCGCCGCGAGGTGCTCCGCAGCATGGGCCCCAACGCCTTCTACGCCTGGTGCGCCATGCGCCAGGCCATTGAGGACGCGCGCCTCGCCGAGGACGACATCTCCAACGAGGACACCGGCCTCTACGCCGCCTCGGGCGGCTCCCCGCACCTCTTCGGGCACCTCCTCAACAAAATGCATGACCAAGGCGTCATGCGCTGCTCGCCCATGGGCATCGTCGCCGCCATCTCCGGCACGGTGAATTTCAACCTCGTCGCGCAATTCAGAATCAAAGGCGCCTCCACCGGCTTCTCCTCGGCCTGCGCCTCCTCCTCGCACGCGCTCGGCTTCGCCCGCGACGAAATCGCGCTCGGCCGCCAGAAACGCATGTTTGTCGTCGGCGCCGAGGACGGCAACACCGACAGCATCCTGCCCTTTGCCGGCATGCGCGCCCTCTCGCTCCAGACCGACCCCGCCCTCGCCTCGCGCCCCTTCGATGCCGCGCGCGACGGCTTCGTCGGCACCGGCGGCGCGGCCGTCGTCGTGCTCGAAAGCGAGGACGAGGCGGCGCGGCGCGGCGCGCGCCCCTATTGCGAAGTCGCCGGCTGGGGCCAGGCTTCCGACGGCCACAACGTCGCCATCTCCCATCCCGAAGGCCACGGCCTCGCCGCCGCGATGACGCGCGCCCTGCGCTCCGCCGCGCTCGAGCCCGCCGCCATCGACTACGTCAACGCCCACGCCACCTCCACGCCCATCGGCGACATCTCCGAGGCGCACGCCCTGCGCGCCGTGTTCGGCCCCTCCGGCGCGCGCCCGCTCGTGAGCAGCACCAAGGCGCTCACCGGCCACGGCCTCTCGCTTGCCGGCGCGCTGGAGACCGGCATCTGCGCCCTCGCGCTCCGCGACGGTTTTGTCCCCGGCTCCGCGCACATCACGCAACTCGACCCCGCCTGCGCCGACCTCAACATCCCGCGCGAAACCCTGGAAAAACAAATCACCCGCGTCCTGAACAATAGCAGCGGCTTCGGCGGGGCGAACGTGGCCATCGTGCTGAAAAAATCCTGACCGCGGATGAATAAAACCGAACCAGTATTTTGAACAGAAGGAAACAAAGATGACCAAAAAAACAATGATCATAAAAGGTATTCTTCGCTCCCTTTGTTTCCTTCTGTCCAATAAAACCGAACCAATATTCTGAACCACGAAAAACGCCAAACCACGCGAAAGCGATCCCTGCCTTTTCGCGGTTTTCGCGGTTTAAATAAACCGAACCATTATTTTTTAGCAGGATTACAGTATTTTTCAGGATTATCATGATTAAAACCCAATCCTGTTAATCCTGAAAAATCCTGTAATCCTGTCCCAAAAAAACGAACCAGTGAATTGCCCACGGAACATACGGAAATAATAATACAAAAAATTCCCCCCGCGACCCTCCGCGGTCAAGTTTCTCATTATATAAAAAATGCCGCCGCCGCTCTCGACCCGCTATCGCACCGCCTTCGTCACCGGCGCCTCGTCCGGGCTCGGCCGTGCGTTCGCGGAGATGCTCCTCGCCGAGGGCGCGCGCGTGTGGGGCACGTCGCGCGACACCGCCCGCCTCGCATCGCTCGCCGCCCATCCCGCCTTCACCCCCGTCGCGCTCGACCTGGCCGACGGCACCGCCGCCGAAACCGCCTACGCCCGCGCCGCGGCGCAAGCCGCCGCCGGCGACTCCGGCGCCGCGCCCGGTTTCGACCTCGTCATCAACAACGCCGGCTTCGGCCGCTTCTCGCCCTTTGCCGGGACGCGGGATTTCGCCGTCTGGCAAACCCAGCTCGACGCCATGCTCACCCATACCGCCCGCCTCGCCCATGCCGCGCTGCGCGGCATGATGGCGCGGGGCCGCGGCTGCCTCGTCAATGTCTCCTCGCTCGCCGCCGAGTTTCCGCTGCCCTTCATGGCCGGCTACAACATCGCCAAGGCCGGGCTCTCCGCGCTCAGCGAAAGCCTGATTTTTGAAACCCGGGGCACCCCCGTCGTCGTCATGGATTTCCGGCCCGGCGACTACCGCACCGCCTTCAACGAGGTCATCCAAGCCGAGGCCGCCGCCCGCCAAGCCACCCCGTCCTCTTCGCCACCCAATCCACCCATGCCTGACAACACAAACATCGCCGCGACCCACGGACCGGAACCCGGCGCGCCGCCGCTCCGCGTCCCGCATCCCCGCCTGTCCCGCGCCTGGGATGCGCTCGAGAAAAATCTCCGGGCATCGCCGCCGCCCGAACGCGCCGCGCGCGACCTCCGCCGCGCGCTTCTGCGCGGGCGTCCCGGCATTGTCCGCTCGGGTTCATTTTTCCAGGCGCGCCTTGCGCCCCTGGCCACGCGCATGATGCCGGCCCGCCTGCGCCGGGCCGTCCTGGCGCGTTATTTCGGAGCCGCCTGACCGTGGCCAGGCTCCGCATCCTTGTCCTCACCTCAAGCACCGGCGGCGGCCACGATTCCCGCGCCAATGCCTTTGCCGAGTGGTGCTTCGCGCTCTACGACCACGACATCGAGGTGCGCATCGAGCAGATGCTCGAAAAATCCTCCGTGATCAACCGCGGCGGCGTGAACTTCTACAACTGGATCCAGCGCCGCCTGCCCGCGCTGCACACCGCCTTCTACACCGCCGTCGAGGGGCTGCGCTTCCTCAACCGCCGCAGTGTCGTGATCGGGCGCGGCTATTACGACCGCGCGCTCGCGGAGTTCCGCCCGCACCTCGTCTTCAGCGTGCACGATTGCCTGAACCGCGGCTACTTCCAGCGCGCCCGCAAAATCCTCGGCGCGCAAAACGTCCGCTGCGCCACCTATTGCGGCGAGTTCTCCGGCGGCTGGGGCTACAGCGCGAACTGGCTCGAACCCTCCGTTGATCTCTACATCTCGCGCACCGCCACCGCCCGCGACTACGCCGTCAGGCACGGCATTCCGCCGGAACGCGCCCGCGTGCGCGGGCACCTCATGAGCCCGCGCGCGCATCTCGAGCAGATGGATGCCGGCCAGCGGCTCCACCACCTCAAACGCAAGCTTCGCCTGCGTCCCGACCGGTTCACCGTCTTTCTCGCCACCGGCACCAATGGCGCCAACAATCACTTCGCGCTCCTGCCCTCGCTCGTGCGCCACGCCGGCCGCTGCCAGGCCATCATCATCTGCGGACGCAATCGCGAGATTTACAACCAGCTTGTCCACTGGCGCACGCGCCATCCGGAGTTCTCCTGCCATATCGAAGGTTACTCCGAGGACGTGCACCTGCTCATGCAATGCAGCGACGCCATCGTCACGCGCGGCGGCACCACCACCTGCGCCAAGGCCCTGCATTATTGCTGTCCGATCATCTTCAACGCCTTCGGCGGCATCATGCCGCAGGAGCGGCTCACCCTGAAATTTTTCAGGAACGGAGCCGGCAGCGGCCTCATCCGCGACGCAAACGAGTTCACCGAAATCATCGACCGCTGGATGGCCGATCCCGCGAGTTACGCCGCGTATAAGAACCAGTTCACCGCCGTGCGTTACGAGGAGGACCCGACGCTGCTGATCGACGAGCTTGTCGCCCTCGCCCGCGAGGCCGCGCCCGGCGAGGAACCCGCCCGGCAGCCCTTCCCGCCCAGGAATGGCAACGGCCTGGCACATTAGTATCCGATGATCTGATACCATTTATTGAACTGAATTTTATTAGGCAGGGCGAGGCGCCCCCGCCGAGCCGCGGCTCAGCACGGAGGCTTCGCCCTACCTTGATAAGTCTATAACTGGTTCGAAAATGGCATGATACCATTTATGAATGGAACTCAGATTTTTTGGTGGAGGGCCGGGCTCCCGCGAGGCCGTCGCGGTGTGACGCAATGTTTTTCCACGATGGCCTCGCGGGAGCCCGGCCCTCCAAAAGTCGAAATTCATTTCACGTCTGGCATGCTGTGTCTTCCGGCTACCTTGCGCCGGCGGTTTCGCGGCTGAAAATTTTTCGCGACATTTCGCGCGTTTCGCGGTTCATCCATCACATGCGTTCCAAACCCATTCCCGGCTCCACCGGCGAAGTGCTCGCCTGCCTGCCCTCCCCTTACCTGCCGCACGCGGCGACCGGGCTGCTTTACCTCCCGCGCTTCATCGCGAAGTGCAAATACACCAAGGCGCACGGCTCCCTGCCGCCCAGTTACGCGAAAAACTACAAACGCGGGCTCGACCGCTTTCTTTCGCTGCACCTCGGCGTCGATCCCTCCGCCGTGGAGGAAATCGTGCACACCTCCGCCGACGACGCGGAGATCGACCGCCGCCTGCTCGCGCTTTTTCCCGCCGATGTGCGCGCCGCAAAATGGAACCGCGACCTCGTGCAAAAAGGCATGACGCCCGCCGGCCAGGATTTTCTGCGCGAGGCGCTCACCGCGATGGGCTGCGCCGACCGTGCCGGGGAAATCAAAAGCGTGCCGGACCTGATCGACTTCGACGAAGGCCGCATCGAGTGAGTCCGTCTCCTTCTGTTCAAATAATGGTTCGGTTTATCTCACACCAAGGCACGAAGGCACAAAGTGCCGGGAAGTGTGCCATTATAATTCATTCCTTTGTGTCTTTGTGCCTTGGTGTGAGATAAATGGTTCGTTTTATTTAACCATGGATTTCAAGGATTATCACGGATGAGAAAAAGACTCGGAAAACCGTTGGTTGTATCCGTGTCCCTCCGTGCAATCCGTGATTAATTTATCGGTTTTATTTTAATTAACCGCAGAGAGCACAAAGACCCCATGTCATTTCGCCTCTGCGTGAGTTTTTGCATGTTTGTGTTTCCCCAAAACGCCTAGTTCTACTTTGTTAAACTGAGGTTACGCGAACGGGCCGAGGGATTGCGTGGCATGGGCGTCTCGCCCATGTGCCCGGGGTTTGCGGCGCGGAGCGCCGCCCACGGGCGGGGTCGCCCGTGCCACCCGCCCCACCCTGCCTCGCGTAACACCAGTTTAACAAAGTAGAACTAGAACGTCTGCGGCATCCTCATGCCCAAGCGGCCGCGCAGCAGGTGCGCGCGCCCGGCAAGCCGCATCCCGGAATTTCCCAGCAGGCGCGACATCCAATGCAGCATCCGGGCGCTGTGCGTGGCCGGACGCGTGCGCAGGAGGATGCGGCGGTTGTAACGCAGCAGCCAGCGCGGCATGCGCGGCGCGTTGAGCAGAAGCTCGCGATAAAGCGGACCGTATTTCTCAAGCCACTCGGCGCGGTCAAACTCGACGGACTGGCCGCTCGCGCGCAGGCGGGCCAGGTTGCGCTTCACCTGCATCGCGCAGCAGGCGGCCTTGCGCCCGCTGCGGTTCGATTCGCTGGTGTAACGCCCGTCGCTTTCGTGCGAGCGGTAGAAGCTCAGCGTGGCGGCGAGCTGCGCCGCCCCGCCGGCCAGCGCGAGCCGGAACCACATGTCCCAGTCGCCCGAGTAAACCGAGTTTTGCGGAAACCCGCCGAGCGCGAGCGCGGTTTCCCGGTGCATCAACTGCCCCGGAAACGCGAACTGGTTTTTCGCCGCAAACTCCCGCAACGGCACCATGCGCCAGCGCGCGCCGGGCGGGCATTCGTTTTTATGGAAAAAGGGCTCGCCGTCGCGTGAAACAAAAGTCGTCGCGCCGCAGAAAAGCGCGCACGAGTCCACCTCCGGCGCGACCTCCAGGATGCGCTCGACGAAATCCGGCGCGAGCATGTCGTCGTCGTGCAGCACCGAGATCCACGGCGTCGGGCTGCGGCGGATGGCGAGGTTCATGTTGCCGAACTGGCGCACATTGGCCTCGTTGCGATGATACTCCACGCGCCCGCCGAACTTCGCGAGCATGCGGTCGAGCGCCCGCCGGTCGAGGCAGCCGTCGTCGTGCAGCAGCACGCGCACCGGCACGGTCTGGTTGACCGCCGACGCGAGCGCCTGCTCGAGAAAATCGAGCCGCCGATACATCGTGACCCCGATCGAAATGTCATTCGCGGAAAGCTGCATACGATCACCGATGTTAGCGGGTTTTCCTCCAAAAACCATCAGGGCATCCCTGATTGGCCGGATTCACGGAGGATTTACCGCCAAGTTAATCCCAAGGATATTTTGAATGGCCGCAAAGAAGCGCCAAAAAGCACAAAAATGGAAGTGCCCTCCTGTTTCTTTTTATCAGGCCACTCGCAAACTCGTTGTGCCTTTTTGCGGCTATTCATTTCTTCGGTTACGGCTGCGCCGCTCCAAGTCCATTTGTGGTTAAAAAACCTCTTATTTGGCCTCAAGGCGTGAGAGCCGCTCCAGATTTTGCCGCGCCTCCTGCAACCCCGGCTGCAATCGCAGCGCTTCCCGAGCTTGCGCCAATGCGTCCTGGATGCGACCGAGTTTTTCGAGCGCAATGGCGTAGCCGAGATGGATGACCGCCTGGTCGGGGGCTCTTTTCAACGCTTCCTCGTATTGCACGATGGCCTCGGTATGGCGTCCGCATTGCGTGAGCGCGACGGCGTAGTTATAACGGACGCTCGCGCGCGAGGGATCGGCGCGCAAGGCTTCTTCATAATGCGGCAGGCTTTCCCCGCTGCGCTCCAGCGCGACAAGGATGTTGGCGAGCAGAAACCGGTTCGCGGGATTGCCGGGAACGGCGTCCACCATCGCCTGTGCCAGCAGATGCGCCGCCTGCGTGTCCCCCTGGGCCATGAGCGCGGCCGCCCGCCCGCCGACATGGCGCTGTTTCTCGGGGTCTTTTTCCAGACAAAGTTTATATTGTGCGGCGGCCTCGGCATAACGCTTCACCCCATACAACGCATCGGCATAGCCTAGGCGCGCCTGCACATCATCGGGAGGCCCCGCCGCGAGCTCCGCCTCGAAATAAGGGATGGCCTCCTGCCAGCGTCCCAATTGAGAGAGGAGGCGCGCAACGTTGTCTTGAATGTCGACACTCGCCGGGGCGAGCGCGGCGGCTTTTTTGTAATACTCCAGCGCCACATCCAATTGGCCGCCTTCACGCGCCTTGATATTACCCCGGTTGTTCCATGCCTCGGGATTCCGGTCATCAGCCGCCAATGCCTTTTTGAAGCACTCCTCCGCGGCGGCAAGGTTGTTTTTGGCGAAATGGACATTGCCC
This genomic stretch from Termitidicoccus mucosus harbors:
- a CDS encoding beta-ketoacyl-[acyl-carrier-protein] synthase family protein; translated protein: MPKVFITGLGFITSIGNDAAAVTQSLRELRHGMVVYPPFQKADCPVKIAAPVKDFDTDSPDPEDWTYPECYRVRREVLRSMGPNAFYAWCAMRQAIEDARLAEDDISNEDTGLYAASGGSPHLFGHLLNKMHDQGVMRCSPMGIVAAISGTVNFNLVAQFRIKGASTGFSSACASSSHALGFARDEIALGRQKRMFVVGAEDGNTDSILPFAGMRALSLQTDPALASRPFDAARDGFVGTGGAAVVVLESEDEAARRGARPYCEVAGWGQASDGHNVAISHPEGHGLAAAMTRALRSAALEPAAIDYVNAHATSTPIGDISEAHALRAVFGPSGARPLVSSTKALTGHGLSLAGALETGICALALRDGFVPGSAHITQLDPACADLNIPRETLEKQITRVLNNSSGFGGANVAIVLKKS
- a CDS encoding SDR family NAD(P)-dependent oxidoreductase — protein: MPPPLSTRYRTAFVTGASSGLGRAFAEMLLAEGARVWGTSRDTARLASLAAHPAFTPVALDLADGTAAETAYARAAAQAAAGDSGAAPGFDLVINNAGFGRFSPFAGTRDFAVWQTQLDAMLTHTARLAHAALRGMMARGRGCLVNVSSLAAEFPLPFMAGYNIAKAGLSALSESLIFETRGTPVVVMDFRPGDYRTAFNEVIQAEAAARQATPSSSPPNPPMPDNTNIAATHGPEPGAPPLRVPHPRLSRAWDALEKNLRASPPPERAARDLRRALLRGRPGIVRSGSFFQARLAPLATRMMPARLRRAVLARYFGAA
- a CDS encoding glycosyltransferase, producing MARLRILVLTSSTGGGHDSRANAFAEWCFALYDHDIEVRIEQMLEKSSVINRGGVNFYNWIQRRLPALHTAFYTAVEGLRFLNRRSVVIGRGYYDRALAEFRPHLVFSVHDCLNRGYFQRARKILGAQNVRCATYCGEFSGGWGYSANWLEPSVDLYISRTATARDYAVRHGIPPERARVRGHLMSPRAHLEQMDAGQRLHHLKRKLRLRPDRFTVFLATGTNGANNHFALLPSLVRHAGRCQAIIICGRNREIYNQLVHWRTRHPEFSCHIEGYSEDVHLLMQCSDAIVTRGGTTTCAKALHYCCPIIFNAFGGIMPQERLTLKFFRNGAGSGLIRDANEFTEIIDRWMADPASYAAYKNQFTAVRYEEDPTLLIDELVALAREAAPGEEPARQPFPPRNGNGLAH
- a CDS encoding DUF5069 domain-containing protein, which gives rise to MRSKPIPGSTGEVLACLPSPYLPHAATGLLYLPRFIAKCKYTKAHGSLPPSYAKNYKRGLDRFLSLHLGVDPSAVEEIVHTSADDAEIDRRLLALFPADVRAAKWNRDLVQKGMTPAGQDFLREALTAMGCADRAGEIKSVPDLIDFDEGRIE
- a CDS encoding glycosyltransferase family 2 protein — protein: MQLSANDISIGVTMYRRLDFLEQALASAVNQTVPVRVLLHDDGCLDRRALDRMLAKFGGRVEYHRNEANVRQFGNMNLAIRRSPTPWISVLHDDDMLAPDFVERILEVAPEVDSCALFCGATTFVSRDGEPFFHKNECPPGARWRMVPLREFAAKNQFAFPGQLMHRETALALGGFPQNSVYSGDWDMWFRLALAGGAAQLAATLSFYRSHESDGRYTSESNRSGRKAACCAMQVKRNLARLRASGQSVEFDRAEWLEKYGPLYRELLLNAPRMPRWLLRYNRRILLRTRPATHSARMLHWMSRLLGNSGMRLAGRAHLLRGRLGMRMPQTF